Genomic DNA from Flavobacterium sp. N502540:
GCCAATTTCATTTCCGTTTAACACCATATCGTAGGCGTTTGCGCGAACTTTTCCTGGTTCTGTTTCCAGTAATTGCATGTCTTCCGGTTTTGGAGAGGTAAACGGGTGGTGCATTGCGTGGTAACGCCCTGATTCTTCGTCTAATTCCAATAAAGGGAAGTCAATTACCCATAATGGTGCAAATACTTCCGGATTACGCAAGCCTAAACGGGTTGCCAGTTCCATACGAAGTGCCGAAAGCTGTGCACGGGTTTTGTTGGCAGGTCCTGAGAGGACAAAAATCATGTCTCCCGGTTTTGCGCTCGTGATTTTTGCCCATTGGCCTAAATCATCCTGATCGTAAAATTTATCTACAGAAGATTTGTAAGTTCCGTCGTCGTTGCATTTGGCATACACCATTCCTGATGCTCCAACCTGAGGGCGTTTTACCCAGTCAATTAAGGCATCGATTTCTTTACGGGTATAGTTTCCTGCTCCCGGAACGGCAATACCTACTACTAATTCTGCAGCGTTGAATACCGGAAATTCTTTGTGTTGCGCAAATTCGTTTAATTCACCAAATTCCATTCCGAAACGAATGTCCGGTTTGTCATTTCCATATGTTTTCATGGCATAGTCGTAAGTAATTCTTGGGAATTTATCTACTTCGATACCTTTAATTTCTTTTAGTAAGTGTCTGGTCAGTCCTTCAAAAATATTTAAGATGTCTTCCTGCTCCACAAAGGCCATTTCGCAGTCAATTTGTGTAAACTCAGGCTGGCGGTCCGCACGTAAATCTTCGTCACGGAAACATTTTACAATCTGAAAATATTTATCCATTCCACCCACCATCAATAATTGTTTGAAGGTTTGTGGTGATTGTGGCAAGGCATAAAATTGTCCTTCGTTCATACGGCTTGGTACAACGAAATCTCTCGCTCCTTCCGGAGTCGATTTGATAAGGTACGGAGTTTCTACTTCGCAGAAATCTAAGTCCGATAAATATTTACGAACTTCCATAGCTACTTTATGACGGAACAATAAACTGTTTTTTACAGGATTTCTTCTGATGTCTAAGTAACGGTATTTCATTCGGATATCTTCACCACCATCCGTTTCATCTTCGATTGTGAAAGGAGGTGTTAAAGCGGCATTCAGAATGGTTAGTTCCGATACTAAAATTTCGATTTCACCGGTTGGAATATTTTTGTTCTTGGCTTCACGCTCAATTACGGTTCCTTTTACCTGAATTACAAATTCTCTTCCCAATGTTTTGGCAAGTTCAAAAACCGCTTTATCCGTACGGCTTTCGTCAAAAATAAGTTGTGTAATTCCATAACGGTCACGTAAATCAACCCAATTCATAAATCCTTTATCGCGTGATTTTTGAACCCAACCCGCTAGTGTAACTTCCGTGTTAATATTTGAGGCGTTTAATTCGCCACAATTATGACTTCTATACATGATCAAAATTTTAGACTGCAAAAGTAAACACAAAATTCAAATTAATATAGTAAAGTGATCACTTGATGCTTAGAAATTTGAAATATTTTGTTAATTCTTAAATTTCGAGAGGCTAATTTCGCTAGATTTGGATTACAAAATCTAAACTCTAATTGATATGAACAAATTTTTAATAACCGGTTTGTTGATTTGCAGCACCTTGGGTGTGATCGGTCAGACCAAGAGCTCAATTAAATTTACCGCTAAGATTACGAATAGAAACAGTGATACTTTAGTGATAAAAGGAAAGGATAATTTCAAACAGGTGATTCCAATTAATAAAAAGGGAGTTTTTGTGGCTTCTTTTGATGCTCCTAAAGGGTTTTATATGTTTTCAGATGGAACGGAAGGTTCTAACTTGTATTTAAAACCGAATTCGGATGTTAATCTGACAATGGACGCTAAGGAGTTTGATGAAACAATTGTGTATAAAGGTAAAGGGGTTGAGGAAAGTAATTTTTTGGCTCAGCAGGCTTTAAATGATGAAAGGTTTCAGAAGGAAGCTTTTGTTAAGGAAGCTGCAGAATTTGCATCGTTATTGGAAGCAAAGCTGAAAACGGATATGGCAAGTTTAGAGAAAGGTAATTTTGACGCTGAGTTTACAACGGCTCTGAAAAAGAAATTTGAAAGTTTTAATCGTTATGCGGTTAGTGAATATGAAAGTGTAGCGAAAGCCAATAAGATGAAAGGAACTTTGTCTCCTGATTTTAATTATGAAAACCATAAAGGAGGAAAGACAAAGCTTTCTGATTTAAAAGGAAAGTATGTTTATATTGATCTTTGGGCTACCTGGTGCGCGCCATGCAGAGCAGAGATTCCATATTTACAAAAACTGGAAGAAAAGTATCATGGAAAAAATATTGAGTTCGTGAGTGTATCTGTTGATAAAGCGAAGGATAATGAAAAATGGAAGAAGTTTGTGACGGATAAGAAGCTTGGAGGGATTCAATTGTTTGCTGATAAAGACTGGGAATCTGAGTTTGTAACAAGCTATGGTGTTACCGGAATTCCAAGATTTATTATTGTGGATCCAAGCGGTAAAGTAGTAAGCAGTGATGCAGAAAGACCTTCATCTCCAGAACTTCAGACGCAATTAGATGCGTTATTAAAGTAACTTACGTTTCAAATTACAAGTTTATAAAAGTTTTATATTTTTTTAGGAAATAGCAGTAAAACCAAGGCTTAAGCTTTGGTTTTTTTGTTTTTAAAAAATTTCCAATGTTAAGCTTTTATTTAATGTTACCAAATTGTTAAGTAAAAGTTTTTTTAATGTAAACAATTGATTATATTTGATAAAGATTTGATAACATTAATACCTAAAGATATGAAAAAGTGTGTAATTTTAGTTGCAATATTGTTCTCTGGAATTTTAGTTGCACAAGAGATAAAACCGGAATTGGAAGCTGTTGGAAATAGAGTAAAAGCTACGTATTACTATGAAAATGGTAGTGTTCAACAAGAGGGTTTCTTCAAAGACGGTAAGTTAGATGGTGTTTGGGTATCGTATGATACAAAAGGAAATAAGATGGCTGTTGGAGAATACACTGAAGGAGTAAAAACCGGAAAATGGATTTTCTTCAATGATAAAAATCTTTGCGAAGTGGCGTATGAAAACAGCAAAGTAACATCTGTTAAGAATTTACAGAAAAATGCTTTAGCAAATAGAAATTAAAAGATTTCGAATGATTTATAGAACCGTCTCGTTTTTTAACGAGACGGTTTTTTTATGCCTTTGTATTTCGGTATTTTAGTTTTTTCGGATCAGGTGCAAAAGTTGGGAGTATTGCTCTGAAAGAGCTTAACCAATAGAATGGTGCGCAGCACTATGAGTAATGATAGCGAATATCGGTTACGCCCTGAAAGGGCAGAAGCTTACACGCAAAAAGTTGATTTTATTCTGTTTTGAATTATATTTTATAAAAGAGCGGTTTGGTCTTTATTGAAAATTGTAAGGTATAAGTTTGCTTTTGCCCTTTCAGGGCAATTCTACACCTTAGTCTAATTCATAGTGCTGCGCACGATGTTGTTGCTTTTCAGGCTTTCAGCCTTTTTCTTCCCGACTTTTGTTCTTGATCCTTTTTTTACGCAGATTGCTTCGCCAATTCGCTTTCGCTCGGGTTAGCTGATTGTGCTGATTTTTTTGTTTGGTATTCTGCAAAACAATCTAAATAAATCTGCTAAATCTGCGGGAGTTTAAAAAAATTTGTGGATGAATAAGTCAATAAAATTGAGGAGAGTTCTTTTTTATGCTCTGCTTTTTTTAGATTTTTTATTTCTTCCGTACCAGATGATAAAACCGGTTAGAGGAAGTGCGGCCGCAATTAAGCTTACGATAAAGGCAATAATTTTGCCGGGAAGGTTTAAGATTTGTCCGGTATGGATGCCATAATTCATTTCGACAACCTGTAGGCCTAAAGTTTTCTTTTGGTACGGTTCGCTTTGAATCAGTTTTCCGGTGTTCGGATGAAAATAATAGTTGCTTTGATGGTCGTATCGTAAAGCATGCGGATAAGCTCCTGTGTCGATTATATTACCTTTTTGCTGTGGAAATGTAACAAAATACATTTCGGCATCGGGTTGAAGTTTTGCGGTTGTTGTAAAAGCACGATCGACGGCAGTAACAGAGTTGCTGTTGAATTTGGTCGTATCGATGACAGGTACTTTTATTTCCTGCGTTTTGTCTCCCCCGAAATTGAATGCACTATAGATTCCGTCGCCTACCCATTCGTAGGTAAAAGTTAAACCGGTTATGGCTATAATTACGGCAATAATCGAAATGTAAAATCCGGAAGTATTGTGCCAGTCGTAATTGACACGTCTCCACTTAGCGGACCATTTTACAGTAAAGCTTCGTTTGAGATCACTTTTTCGTTTGGGCCACCATTGAATGAGTCCTGAAATTAATAGTAAAATAAAGATGATGGTTGCGCTTCCAATGATATGTTTTCCTATATAATCCGGTAAGAGTAAATACAAATGAATACGTTCGACAATAATGAAAAAGTCGGTATCGGGATCTTCGGTTTTTAAGTATTTTCCTGTGTAGGGATTGAAGTAGAGGTATCGATTTTCAATGTCAGCATAGGTGTAAACAATTGCAGAACGATTTTTTCCGTAATA
This window encodes:
- the aspS gene encoding aspartate--tRNA ligase; translation: MYRSHNCGELNASNINTEVTLAGWVQKSRDKGFMNWVDLRDRYGITQLIFDESRTDKAVFELAKTLGREFVIQVKGTVIEREAKNKNIPTGEIEILVSELTILNAALTPPFTIEDETDGGEDIRMKYRYLDIRRNPVKNSLLFRHKVAMEVRKYLSDLDFCEVETPYLIKSTPEGARDFVVPSRMNEGQFYALPQSPQTFKQLLMVGGMDKYFQIVKCFRDEDLRADRQPEFTQIDCEMAFVEQEDILNIFEGLTRHLLKEIKGIEVDKFPRITYDYAMKTYGNDKPDIRFGMEFGELNEFAQHKEFPVFNAAELVVGIAVPGAGNYTRKEIDALIDWVKRPQVGASGMVYAKCNDDGTYKSSVDKFYDQDDLGQWAKITSAKPGDMIFVLSGPANKTRAQLSALRMELATRLGLRNPEVFAPLWVIDFPLLELDEESGRYHAMHHPFTSPKPEDMQLLETEPGKVRANAYDMVLNGNEIGGGSIRIHDKTTQQLMFKYLGFTEEEAKAQFGFLMDAFQFGAPPHGGLAFGLDRLVAILGGQETIRDFIAFPKNNSGRDVMIDAPAAIDEAQLKELAIKLDLK
- a CDS encoding TlpA family protein disulfide reductase; translated protein: MNKFLITGLLICSTLGVIGQTKSSIKFTAKITNRNSDTLVIKGKDNFKQVIPINKKGVFVASFDAPKGFYMFSDGTEGSNLYLKPNSDVNLTMDAKEFDETIVYKGKGVEESNFLAQQALNDERFQKEAFVKEAAEFASLLEAKLKTDMASLEKGNFDAEFTTALKKKFESFNRYAVSEYESVAKANKMKGTLSPDFNYENHKGGKTKLSDLKGKYVYIDLWATWCAPCRAEIPYLQKLEEKYHGKNIEFVSVSVDKAKDNEKWKKFVTDKKLGGIQLFADKDWESEFVTSYGVTGIPRFIIVDPSGKVVSSDAERPSSPELQTQLDALLK
- a CDS encoding toxin-antitoxin system YwqK family antitoxin; the encoded protein is MKKCVILVAILFSGILVAQEIKPELEAVGNRVKATYYYENGSVQQEGFFKDGKLDGVWVSYDTKGNKMAVGEYTEGVKTGKWIFFNDKNLCEVAYENSKVTSVKNLQKNALANRN
- a CDS encoding PepSY-associated TM helix domain-containing protein; amino-acid sequence: MLPIDFAYNFAFYDKMGFKTQIRFLHKWLGLISGLIVFIISITGCIFCFHDEIKDITRKEWRIVDPQNKPFVLPSVLKEKAKEILPNYKSSMVSYYGKNRSAIVYTYADIENRYLYFNPYTGKYLKTEDPDTDFFIIVERIHLYLLLPDYIGKHIIGSATIIFILLLISGLIQWWPKRKSDLKRSFTVKWSAKWRRVNYDWHNTSGFYISIIAVIIAITGLTFTYEWVGDGIYSAFNFGGDKTQEIKVPVIDTTKFNSNSVTAVDRAFTTTAKLQPDAEMYFVTFPQQKGNIIDTGAYPHALRYDHQSNYYFHPNTGKLIQSEPYQKKTLGLQVVEMNYGIHTGQILNLPGKIIAFIVSLIAAALPLTGFIIWYGRNKKSKKSRA